The Saccharothrix variisporea genome has a segment encoding these proteins:
- the argJ gene encoding bifunctional glutamate N-acetyltransferase/amino-acid acetyltransferase ArgJ: MNNPVRDKGVTGPKGFKAAGVAAGIKESGALDLALVVNEGPGQAAAGVFTTNQVKAAPVLWSQQVLKERKLNAVVLNSGGANACTGPEGFQDTHATAEKVAEVLGVGAIEVAVCSTGLIGERLPMDNLKAGIEVAAKELDTSVEAGLNAATAVMTTDTRPKQSFAAHPDGWSVGGFVKGAGMLAPNMATMLSVITTDAVIDGDALDAALRATTKKTYDRLDVDGGTSTNDTVLVLASGASGVTPSPEDFAELLTAVAGDLVKQLQGDAEGVTKEISITVNGAVDEAEAVVIAKTVAEDNLVKTALFGSDPNWGRIAMAVGRSQATVDQHKLGITINGVTLFADGHKAADRSEADLSGRDIEIVVDLNLGDGTATVLTTDLSHAYVEENSAYSS, encoded by the coding sequence GTGAACAACCCCGTCCGTGACAAGGGCGTCACCGGCCCCAAGGGCTTCAAGGCCGCGGGTGTCGCCGCCGGCATCAAGGAGTCCGGCGCGCTGGACCTGGCGCTGGTGGTCAACGAGGGTCCCGGCCAGGCCGCGGCGGGCGTGTTCACGACCAACCAGGTCAAGGCCGCGCCCGTGCTGTGGTCGCAGCAGGTGCTCAAGGAGCGCAAGCTCAACGCGGTCGTGCTCAACTCCGGCGGCGCGAACGCGTGCACCGGTCCCGAGGGCTTCCAGGACACCCACGCCACCGCCGAGAAGGTGGCCGAGGTGCTGGGTGTCGGCGCGATCGAGGTCGCCGTCTGCTCCACGGGCCTGATCGGCGAGCGCCTGCCGATGGACAACCTCAAGGCCGGCATCGAGGTCGCCGCCAAGGAGCTGGACACCAGCGTCGAGGCCGGTCTGAACGCCGCCACGGCCGTGATGACCACCGACACCCGGCCCAAGCAGTCCTTCGCCGCCCACCCGGACGGCTGGTCGGTCGGCGGTTTCGTCAAGGGCGCGGGGATGCTCGCCCCGAACATGGCCACGATGCTCAGCGTCATCACCACCGACGCCGTCATCGACGGTGACGCCCTCGACGCGGCCCTGCGCGCCACCACCAAGAAGACCTACGACCGGCTCGACGTCGACGGCGGCACGTCCACCAACGACACCGTCCTGGTCCTGGCCTCGGGCGCGTCGGGCGTCACGCCCAGCCCCGAGGACTTCGCCGAACTGCTCACGGCCGTCGCCGGCGACCTGGTCAAGCAGCTCCAAGGCGACGCCGAGGGCGTCACCAAGGAAATCTCGATCACCGTCAACGGCGCGGTCGACGAGGCCGAAGCCGTGGTCATCGCCAAGACGGTCGCCGAGGACAACCTGGTCAAGACCGCCCTGTTCGGCTCCGACCCGAACTGGGGCCGCATCGCGATGGCCGTGGGCCGCTCCCAGGCCACCGTGGACCAGCACAAACTCGGCATCACGATCAACGGCGTCACCCTGTTCGCCGATGGCCACAAGGCCGCCGACCGCAGCGAGGCCGACCTGTCCGGCCGGGACATCGAGATCGTGGTGGACCTGAACCTGGGCGACGGCACCGCCACCGTCCTCACCACGGACCTCTCGCACGCCTACGTCGAAGAGAACAGCGCCTACAGCTCATGA
- a CDS encoding acetylornithine transaminase, giving the protein MESAIRQGWTRVTDQQRWQAAMMNNYGTPGLTLERGEGAYVWDTDGNRYLDLLTGIAVNALGHAHPAIIAAVTEQIGKLGHTSNLYINEPALKLAERLLDLTGQDGDGRVLFTNSGAEANEAAFKLSRRTGRTKVVATEGGFHGRTMGALALTGQPAKREPFEPLVPGVVHVPFGDVAALEAAIDDETAAFFVEPIQGEQGVVVPPEGYLQAARAITAEHGALLVLDEVQTGIGRVGSWFAFQQFGIVPDVMTLAKGLGGGLPLGACIAFGAAKDLFQPGQHGTTFGGNPVCCAAALAVLDTIAADGLLEHSAAVGKEIAAGVEALGHPLISGVRGAGLLLGITLREAVSAKIAAAAQQAGYLINPIQPDVIRLAPPLVLDESDAHRLVADLPSFLPPSEES; this is encoded by the coding sequence ATGGAGTCGGCAATTCGACAGGGGTGGACGAGAGTGACTGACCAGCAGCGGTGGCAAGCCGCGATGATGAACAACTACGGCACGCCTGGTCTCACCCTCGAGCGAGGCGAGGGCGCCTACGTCTGGGACACCGACGGCAACCGCTACCTGGACCTGCTGACCGGCATCGCCGTCAACGCCCTGGGCCACGCCCACCCGGCGATCATCGCCGCCGTGACCGAGCAGATCGGCAAGCTCGGCCACACCTCGAACCTCTACATCAACGAGCCCGCGCTGAAGCTCGCCGAGCGCCTGCTGGACCTGACCGGCCAGGACGGCGACGGCCGCGTGCTGTTCACCAACTCCGGCGCGGAGGCCAACGAGGCCGCGTTCAAGCTGTCCCGCCGCACCGGCCGCACCAAGGTCGTCGCCACCGAGGGCGGGTTCCACGGCCGCACGATGGGCGCGCTCGCCCTGACCGGCCAGCCCGCCAAGCGCGAGCCGTTCGAACCGCTGGTCCCGGGGGTCGTGCACGTCCCGTTCGGTGACGTGGCCGCTCTCGAGGCCGCGATCGACGACGAGACCGCCGCGTTCTTCGTGGAGCCGATCCAGGGCGAGCAGGGTGTCGTCGTGCCGCCGGAGGGCTACCTCCAGGCCGCTCGCGCGATCACCGCCGAGCACGGCGCGTTGCTGGTGCTGGACGAGGTGCAGACCGGTATCGGTCGGGTCGGCTCCTGGTTCGCCTTCCAGCAGTTCGGCATCGTCCCGGACGTCATGACCCTGGCCAAGGGCTTGGGCGGCGGCCTGCCGCTGGGCGCGTGCATCGCGTTCGGCGCGGCCAAGGACCTGTTCCAGCCCGGCCAGCACGGCACGACGTTCGGCGGCAACCCGGTGTGCTGCGCGGCGGCCCTGGCCGTCCTGGACACCATCGCCGCCGACGGTCTGCTGGAGCACTCCGCCGCGGTCGGCAAGGAGATCGCCGCCGGTGTGGAGGCGTTGGGCCACCCGCTCATCTCCGGTGTGCGGGGAGCCGGCCTGCTGCTCGGGATCACGTTGCGCGAGGCGGTCTCGGCGAAGATCGCGGCTGCCGCGCAGCAGGCCGGCTATCTGATCAACCCCATCCAGCCGGACGTGATCCGGCTCGCGCCGCCGCTGGTGCTCGACGAGTCCGACGCCCACCGCCTGGTGGCCGACCTCCCGTCCTTCCTGCCGCCGAGCGAGGAGTCCTGA
- the argC gene encoding N-acetyl-gamma-glutamyl-phosphate reductase, giving the protein MTVRIAVAGASGYAGGELLRLLLGHPEVEIGALTAGGNAGTPLLAHQPHLLPLGDRVLGETNLENLAGHDVVFLALPHGHSAEIAAQLGDDILVIDCGADHRLTDAQAWERWYGGTHAGSWPYGLPELPGQRDVLKNTKRVAVPGCYPTVSSLALAPAVGLIEPEVTVVAVSGTSGAGKSLKPNLLGSEVMGSLSAYGVGGTHRHTPEITQNLSKVAGREVKVSFTPVLAPLPRGILATCTATLTSDDDVRSVYEKAYADEPFVHLLPEGHWPTTGAVLGSNAVQLQVTVDRDLNRLVVVAAVDNLAKGTAGAAVQCMNLALGLPETTGLSTVGVAP; this is encoded by the coding sequence ATGACGGTACGGATCGCGGTCGCTGGGGCGAGTGGGTACGCCGGGGGTGAGCTGTTGCGGCTCCTGCTCGGGCACCCGGAGGTGGAGATCGGCGCGCTCACCGCCGGTGGCAACGCGGGTACCCCGTTGCTGGCCCACCAACCGCACCTGCTGCCGCTCGGGGATCGGGTGCTCGGGGAGACCAACCTCGAGAACCTCGCCGGCCACGACGTCGTCTTCCTCGCCCTGCCCCACGGTCACTCCGCCGAGATCGCCGCGCAACTGGGCGACGACATCCTGGTGATCGACTGCGGCGCCGACCACCGGTTGACCGACGCGCAGGCCTGGGAGCGCTGGTACGGCGGCACCCACGCGGGCTCGTGGCCCTACGGTCTGCCTGAACTGCCTGGTCAGCGGGACGTCCTCAAGAACACCAAGCGCGTGGCGGTGCCGGGGTGCTACCCGACCGTGTCCTCGCTGGCCCTCGCGCCCGCGGTCGGGCTGATCGAGCCCGAGGTGACCGTGGTCGCCGTGTCCGGCACGTCCGGCGCGGGCAAGTCGCTCAAGCCGAACCTGCTCGGGTCGGAGGTGATGGGGTCGCTGTCCGCGTACGGCGTCGGCGGCACGCACCGGCACACCCCCGAGATCACGCAGAACCTGTCCAAGGTCGCCGGCCGCGAGGTCAAGGTGTCCTTCACGCCCGTCCTCGCGCCGCTGCCCCGGGGCATCCTCGCCACCTGCACCGCGACGCTGACCAGCGACGACGACGTGCGCTCGGTCTACGAGAAGGCCTACGCCGACGAGCCGTTCGTGCACCTGCTGCCGGAAGGCCACTGGCCGACCACGGGCGCGGTGCTCGGTTCGAACGCCGTGCAGCTCCAGGTCACCGTCGACCGCGACCTGAACCGCCTGGTCGTGGTCGCCGCCGTCGACAACCTGGCGAAGGGCACCGCGGGCGCCGCGGTGCAGTGCATGAACCTGGCACTCGGCCTGCCGGAGACCACCGGCCTGTCCACCGTGGGAGTGGCACCGTGA
- the argF gene encoding ornithine carbamoyltransferase yields the protein MVRHFLRDDDLSPAEQTEVLDLADTYKADRTSAKPLAGPKSVAVIFEKNSTRTRLSFEVGIAQLGGNPVIIDGRSMQLGREETIEDTSRILSGYVDAVVWRTFAQKRIEAMASVSRIPVINALTDEFHPCQVLADLQTIRRVHGKLAGLTVTYLGDGANNMSNSIMLGGATAGMHVRISAPAGFQPEQWALDDARKRAAETGGSVEVVIDPRKAVEGADVLVTDTWTSMGQENDGRDRVGPFRPYQVNSALVASTGVKTTVLHCLPAHRGWEITDEVLDGPDSAIWDEAENRLHAQKALLVWLLENSS from the coding sequence ATGGTCCGGCACTTCCTGCGTGACGACGACCTGAGTCCCGCCGAGCAGACCGAGGTGCTCGACCTGGCCGACACCTACAAGGCCGACCGCACCAGCGCGAAGCCGCTGGCCGGGCCGAAGTCGGTCGCGGTGATCTTCGAGAAGAACTCGACCCGCACCCGGCTGTCGTTCGAGGTCGGCATCGCCCAGCTGGGCGGCAACCCGGTCATCATCGACGGCCGCTCGATGCAGCTGGGCCGCGAGGAGACCATCGAGGACACCTCCCGCATCCTGTCCGGCTACGTGGACGCGGTGGTGTGGCGGACGTTCGCGCAGAAGCGCATCGAGGCGATGGCGTCGGTCTCGCGCATCCCGGTGATCAACGCGCTGACCGACGAGTTCCACCCGTGCCAGGTGCTGGCGGACCTGCAGACCATCCGGCGCGTGCACGGCAAGCTCGCCGGCCTCACCGTCACCTACCTCGGCGACGGCGCCAACAACATGTCCAACTCGATCATGCTCGGCGGCGCCACCGCCGGCATGCACGTCCGGATCTCGGCCCCGGCCGGGTTCCAGCCCGAGCAGTGGGCGCTGGACGACGCCCGCAAGCGCGCCGCCGAGACCGGCGGGTCCGTCGAGGTGGTCATCGACCCGCGCAAGGCCGTGGAGGGCGCGGACGTGCTGGTCACCGACACGTGGACGTCGATGGGCCAGGAGAACGACGGCCGCGACCGCGTCGGCCCGTTCCGCCCGTACCAGGTGAACTCGGCGCTGGTGGCGTCCACCGGCGTGAAGACGACCGTGCTGCACTGCCTGCCCGCGCACCGCGGCTGGGAGATCACCGACGAGGTGCTCGACGGCCCGGACAGCGCGATCTGGGACGAGGCGGAGAACCGCCTGCACGCCCAGAAGGCCCTGCTGGTGTGGCTGCTGGAGAACAGCTCATGA
- a CDS encoding HAD family hydrolase: protein MRAVIFDWRGTLVLTPTFRGWVTEALRRLGRDTSTAADVIAAIDVGRLDAPGVDADATLHRETYYGAFADAGLDDELADALYEVESDPAFNPFAVDAAATLNALHDNGIRIAVLSDIHFDVRPAFDGLPVDSFVLSFEHGVVKPDPAIFRIALDELGTSPDETLMVGDRATHDGAGVNVGLPTLLVPPLRDVGDARLHLVTNLMVANGSKR from the coding sequence ATGAGGGCAGTGATCTTCGACTGGCGGGGCACCCTCGTGCTCACGCCCACCTTCCGCGGCTGGGTCACCGAGGCTCTGCGCCGCCTCGGCCGCGACACCTCCACAGCGGCCGACGTCATCGCGGCGATCGACGTCGGCCGCCTCGACGCCCCCGGTGTCGACGCCGACGCCACCCTCCACCGCGAGACCTACTACGGCGCCTTCGCCGACGCCGGCCTGGACGACGAGCTGGCCGACGCGCTGTACGAAGTGGAGTCCGACCCCGCGTTCAACCCGTTCGCGGTGGACGCCGCAGCCACGCTGAACGCGTTGCACGACAACGGGATCCGCATCGCAGTCCTCAGTGACATCCACTTCGACGTCCGACCCGCGTTCGACGGCCTCCCAGTCGACTCCTTCGTGTTGTCCTTCGAGCACGGCGTGGTGAAGCCGGACCCGGCCATCTTCCGGATCGCACTCGACGAGCTCGGCACCTCCCCCGACGAGACGCTCATGGTCGGCGACCGCGCCACCCACGACGGCGCCGGCGTGAACGTCGGCCTGCCCACCCTCCTCGTCCCCCCGTTGCGGGACGTCGGCGACGCCAGGCTCCACCTCGTCACCAACCTAATGGTTGCTAACGGCTCTAAGCGTTAG
- the argB gene encoding acetylglutamate kinase, with product MTLPNSKAREKAEVLIEALPWLQRFRGATVVVKYGGNAMVDDELKRAFAQDMVFLKLAGLHPVVVHGGGPQIAAMLKRLGIESEFRGGLRVTTPEAMDVVRMVLVGQVQRELVGLINEHGPYAVGLSGEDAHLLTAARRPAIVDGEPVDIGLVGDIVDVNPDAVLDIVNAGRIPVVSTVAPDADGVVHNVNADTAAGAVAVALKAEKLVVLTDVEGLYADWPDKSSLLHQIRSSELEKLLPDLDSGMVPKMEACLRAVRGGVPEAHVIDGRLAHSVLLEVFTSEGVGTMVTADGVGNSTGVDESD from the coding sequence ATGACTCTGCCGAATTCGAAGGCGCGCGAGAAGGCCGAGGTCCTGATCGAGGCGCTGCCCTGGTTGCAGCGCTTCCGGGGCGCCACGGTGGTCGTCAAGTACGGCGGCAACGCCATGGTGGACGACGAGCTGAAGCGGGCGTTCGCGCAGGACATGGTGTTCCTGAAGCTCGCCGGCCTGCACCCGGTCGTCGTGCACGGTGGCGGCCCGCAGATCGCGGCCATGCTCAAGCGGCTGGGCATCGAGAGCGAGTTCCGCGGCGGCCTGCGCGTGACCACGCCCGAGGCGATGGACGTCGTGCGCATGGTCCTGGTCGGGCAGGTGCAGCGCGAGCTGGTCGGCTTGATCAACGAGCACGGCCCGTACGCGGTGGGCCTGTCCGGCGAGGACGCCCACCTGCTCACCGCCGCCCGCCGCCCGGCGATCGTCGACGGCGAGCCGGTCGACATCGGCCTGGTCGGCGACATCGTGGACGTCAACCCGGACGCCGTGCTGGACATCGTGAACGCCGGCCGCATCCCGGTCGTCTCCACGGTCGCCCCGGACGCGGACGGCGTGGTGCACAACGTCAACGCCGACACCGCCGCCGGCGCGGTGGCCGTGGCGCTCAAGGCCGAGAAGCTCGTGGTCCTCACCGACGTGGAGGGCCTGTACGCGGACTGGCCGGACAAAAGCTCGCTGCTGCACCAGATCCGCTCGTCCGAGCTGGAGAAGCTGCTGCCGGACCTGGACAGCGGCATGGTGCCGAAGATGGAAGCCTGCCTGCGAGCGGTGCGCGGCGGTGTGCCCGAGGCGCACGTCATCGACGGGCGGTTGGCGCACTCGGTGTTGTTGGAGGTCTTCACGTCCGAGGGTGTTGGCACGATGGTGACCGCCGATGGAGTCGGCAATTCGACAGGGGTGGACGAGAGTGACTGA